A single Xylella taiwanensis DNA region contains:
- the aat gene encoding leucyl/phenylalanyl-tRNA--protein transferase has protein sequence MHLYPYLLSPSPDTPFPPAEHALREPNGLLAVGGDLTPQRLLAAYGGGIFPWFTEEQPLLWWSPDPRTVFRSDSIHLSRRFRRSLRTSTWTVRADSMFAAVIDACACTSRRGQDGTWITANMREAYLTLHRLGYAHSVEVFDGIMLVGGLYGVALGHMFFGESMFSTRNGASKIALASLANFLHTHNMPLIDAQVENQHLLNLGAERWPRNDFLAHVRRLVTETGLPTCWNTLFGEHLSRDLA, from the coding sequence GTGCATCTATACCCCTATCTGCTCTCCCCCTCACCAGATACACCATTCCCACCGGCCGAACACGCCCTGCGCGAACCAAACGGGCTACTTGCAGTCGGCGGTGACCTGACCCCCCAACGTTTGCTCGCCGCTTATGGAGGCGGGATCTTTCCTTGGTTCACCGAAGAACAACCACTGCTGTGGTGGTCGCCCGATCCTCGCACCGTGTTTCGTAGTGACAGCATACATTTGAGCAGACGCTTCCGCCGCAGCCTACGCACTTCAACCTGGACAGTGCGCGCTGACAGTATGTTCGCCGCGGTGATCGACGCCTGTGCATGTACTTCACGCCGAGGCCAAGATGGTACTTGGATCACTGCGAATATGCGTGAAGCCTACCTGACGTTACACCGACTTGGGTATGCTCATTCGGTTGAAGTATTTGATGGCATCATGCTCGTTGGCGGCCTTTATGGCGTGGCGCTTGGACACATGTTTTTTGGCGAAAGTATGTTCAGTACTCGCAACGGTGCTTCCAAGATCGCTCTCGCCAGCCTTGCAAATTTCTTACACACACACAACATGCCACTCATTGATGCCCAAGTGGAGAACCAGCACTTGCTGAACCTGGGTGCCGAACGCTGGCCACGCAATGACTTTCTGGCACATGTGCGCCGCTTGGTCACAGAAACCGGATTACCTACCTGTTGGAATACGCTGTTCGGCGAGCACTTAAGTAGAGATCTCGCATGA
- the infA gene encoding translation initiation factor IF-1 — translation MSKDDCIEFEGTVSETLPNTTFRVKLENGHEITAHISGRMRKNYIRILTGDRVKIEMTAYDLTKGRIIYRMK, via the coding sequence ATGTCGAAAGACGATTGCATCGAATTTGAGGGCACTGTCAGCGAGACACTGCCGAATACTACTTTTCGGGTCAAGTTAGAAAACGGGCACGAAATTACCGCTCATATTTCCGGACGCATGCGCAAAAACTACATTCGCATCCTGACCGGCGACCGCGTTAAAATCGAGATGACTGCATACGATCTAACTAAGGGACGCATCATCTATCGTATGAAATAA
- the clpA gene encoding ATP-dependent Clp protease ATP-binding subunit ClpA has translation MFSKDLEQTIGQCYKRTREACHEFMTVEHLLLSLLDNPLAHAVLKACGADVTRLKRDLEQAIEASITRLDADDARDTQPTLGFQRVLQRAVYHVQSSGKKEVTGANVLVAIFGEKDSHAVYFLNQQDITRLDIVNYLSHGITRMGEESDIGQAAENEAKGEGESNKGDALAEYALNLNEQARNGRIDPLVGRKDEIERTIQVLCRRRKNNPLYVGEAGVGKTAIAEGLAKRIVDRSVPEVLADAVIYSLDLGALVAGTKYRGDFEKRLKSVLSALRKIPNAVLFIDEIHTIIGAGSASGGTMDASNLIKPALASGELRCIGSTTFQEYRGIFEKDRALARRFQKIDIVEPTAGETFEILQGLKPKYEAHHGVTYADGALRAAVDLSVKHIGDRLLPDKAIDVIDEAGARQRLLPEKERKELIDIEEIETIVTKMARVPAKQVSVSDKDVLKHLERNLKMVIFGQEPAIEMLSSAIKLARSGLGNPDKPIGNFLFAGPTGVGKTEVTKQLALHLGIELVRFDMSEYMEPHSVSRLIGAPPGYVGFDQGGLLTEKIVKTPHCVLLLDEVEKAHMDIFNILLQVMDRGVLTDTNGREASFKNVILVMTTNAGAAQSSRRTIGFTKQDHSSDAMEVICRSFSPEFRNRLDAIVQFQPLGFSHILRVVDKFIIELEMLLQEKRVALSATPIARDWLAQHGFDPLMGARPMARVIQEKIKRPLADELLFGKLLSGGRVGIDVRDDELIVEAYSEPERLLPATVE, from the coding sequence ATGTTCAGCAAAGACCTCGAGCAAACCATTGGCCAGTGCTACAAGCGAACTCGTGAGGCATGTCATGAGTTCATGACCGTCGAGCACTTGCTTCTTTCATTGTTGGACAATCCGTTGGCACACGCTGTGCTGAAGGCGTGTGGTGCGGATGTTACAAGGTTGAAGCGTGATCTTGAGCAAGCCATTGAGGCATCAATTACCCGCCTGGATGCCGATGACGCTCGTGATACTCAGCCGACGCTTGGTTTTCAACGGGTGCTGCAGCGAGCCGTCTACCATGTGCAGTCTTCTGGTAAGAAAGAGGTGACCGGGGCTAACGTACTAGTGGCGATCTTTGGTGAAAAGGATTCGCATGCCGTCTATTTCCTGAATCAGCAGGACATCACCCGACTGGATATCGTCAACTACTTATCGCACGGCATTACCCGTATGGGTGAGGAGAGCGACATCGGACAGGCCGCTGAGAATGAAGCCAAGGGTGAGGGTGAGTCTAATAAAGGTGACGCTCTCGCTGAATATGCTCTCAACTTGAATGAACAGGCACGCAATGGACGCATTGATCCATTGGTTGGGCGTAAAGATGAGATTGAACGTACAATCCAGGTGTTATGCCGACGTCGCAAGAATAACCCACTATATGTAGGTGAAGCTGGTGTGGGTAAGACTGCAATCGCTGAGGGTTTGGCCAAGCGTATTGTTGATCGAAGTGTGCCGGAAGTGCTTGCCGATGCGGTGATTTACTCGTTGGATCTTGGGGCCCTGGTGGCTGGCACCAAATATCGTGGTGACTTTGAAAAACGCCTGAAGAGTGTGTTAAGTGCGTTGAGGAAAATCCCTAACGCAGTGCTCTTTATTGATGAAATCCACACCATCATTGGTGCTGGTTCTGCTTCGGGCGGCACGATGGATGCGTCTAATCTGATCAAACCAGCTTTAGCTTCAGGTGAGTTACGCTGCATTGGTTCGACCACGTTTCAAGAGTACCGCGGTATCTTCGAAAAGGATCGTGCCTTAGCGAGGCGTTTTCAGAAGATCGATATCGTCGAACCCACCGCAGGTGAAACTTTCGAGATTCTGCAAGGGCTCAAGCCTAAGTACGAGGCACATCATGGTGTTACCTATGCGGACGGCGCATTACGCGCTGCAGTCGATCTATCAGTCAAACACATTGGTGACCGATTGCTGCCGGATAAGGCGATCGATGTGATTGATGAGGCAGGTGCACGTCAGCGTTTGTTACCGGAGAAAGAGCGCAAGGAGTTGATCGATATTGAGGAGATTGAGACCATCGTCACTAAGATGGCTAGGGTCCCTGCTAAACAGGTGAGTGTGAGCGACAAGGACGTTCTGAAGCACCTCGAGCGCAACTTGAAGATGGTGATCTTTGGCCAGGAGCCAGCGATTGAGATGCTGTCCTCGGCAATTAAGTTGGCCCGCAGTGGTCTGGGTAACCCGGATAAACCGATCGGCAACTTCTTGTTTGCTGGCCCAACGGGTGTTGGTAAAACTGAGGTGACTAAACAATTAGCGCTACACCTCGGGATCGAGTTGGTGCGCTTTGACATGTCTGAGTACATGGAACCGCATTCGGTGAGTCGTTTGATTGGTGCGCCTCCCGGCTATGTTGGTTTTGACCAGGGAGGGTTACTGACCGAGAAGATCGTTAAAACTCCACACTGCGTTCTGCTGTTGGACGAGGTGGAGAAAGCGCATATGGATATCTTCAATATTCTGCTACAGGTCATGGACCGCGGTGTGTTAACAGACACCAATGGGCGTGAGGCGAGCTTTAAGAATGTGATTCTGGTAATGACTACCAATGCAGGTGCAGCCCAGTCTTCACGTCGCACGATTGGTTTCACCAAGCAGGATCATTCCAGCGATGCGATGGAGGTGATTTGCCGCAGTTTCAGTCCGGAGTTCCGCAATCGTCTTGATGCGATTGTGCAGTTCCAACCACTGGGTTTCAGTCATATTCTGCGGGTCGTCGACAAGTTCATCATTGAGCTGGAGATGTTGCTCCAAGAGAAACGTGTTGCCTTGTCGGCTACACCAATCGCTCGCGACTGGCTAGCTCAGCATGGGTTCGATCCTCTGATGGGTGCCCGTCCGATGGCGCGTGTGATTCAAGAAAAAATTAAACGCCCACTCGCAGACGAATTATTGTTTGGTAAGCTGCTCAGCGGTGGCCGGGTTGGCATTGATGTGCGTGACGACGAGTTGATTGTGGAGGCTTATTCGGAACCAGAGCGGTTATTGCCGGCGACCGTGGAGTGA
- the clpS gene encoding ATP-dependent Clp protease adapter ClpS, whose protein sequence is MSQKTVHDQDNALLLETGNAGVAPPPRYQVLLLNDDYTPMDFVIVVLQQFFAMDLKKATQIMLHVHTRGRGVCGFYTREVAESKVAQVNEFSRIHQHPLLCTMKQA, encoded by the coding sequence ATGTCACAAAAGACCGTACACGATCAGGATAATGCATTACTGCTGGAGACCGGCAATGCCGGGGTCGCTCCACCACCACGGTATCAGGTGTTGCTCCTGAATGACGATTACACCCCAATGGATTTTGTTATCGTGGTGTTGCAGCAATTCTTTGCGATGGATCTGAAGAAGGCAACTCAGATCATGTTGCATGTACATACTCGCGGTCGTGGTGTCTGTGGGTTCTATACTCGTGAGGTGGCCGAATCGAAGGTTGCGCAGGTTAACGAGTTTTCTCGGATACATCAGCATCCACTGCTATGCACGATGAAACAGGCATAA
- a CDS encoding NUDIX hydrolase has product MTLTQEHWQPNVTVATVVARNGHLLLIEETIDGVLMLNQPAGHLELGESLLQAALRETLEETGWKVRLTGLIDSYLWTPPTGCSYLRFAFAAEPLTYYPQHPLDIGIVRALWLTPSELQAATVPLRSPLVWRVVTDYLSGQHAPLDLVQYLP; this is encoded by the coding sequence ATGACCCTAACACAAGAACACTGGCAACCAAACGTGACCGTAGCCACTGTGGTAGCACGGAACGGACACCTGCTACTTATCGAAGAAACCATTGATGGTGTACTGATGCTGAATCAACCTGCCGGCCATTTGGAACTCGGCGAAAGTCTACTCCAGGCTGCGCTGCGCGAAACTCTGGAAGAAACCGGCTGGAAAGTGCGTTTGACTGGCCTGATCGACAGTTACCTGTGGACCCCTCCAACCGGCTGTAGCTACCTGAGGTTCGCTTTCGCTGCAGAACCATTGACCTACTATCCCCAGCATCCGCTGGATATCGGCATCGTGCGTGCTCTTTGGCTGACTCCATCAGAGCTGCAAGCAGCCACAGTACCCCTACGCAGCCCGCTGGTATGGCGGGTAGTAACCGACTATCTTTCAGGGCAACATGCCCCACTGGACTTGGTTCAATACTTACCATGA
- the mnmA gene encoding tRNA 2-thiouridine(34) synthase MnmA — protein sequence MNAPRIIVGMSGGVDSSVAAWRLSSQQQAIAGLFMQNWTDDGNGKCHAEDDRCDAVAVCGILDIAFYFRDFSREYWQEVFTHFLVEYANGRTPNPDVLCNREIKFKHFLDTARELGAERIATGHYARIERSPQSWHLLRGADRSKDQSYFLHQLGQEQLAATLFPIGDLEKSQLRRLAHQAGLPTHAKKDSTGICFIGERNFRDFLKQYLPAQPGEIRDPQGQRIAEHPGVFYFTLGQRKGLNIGGVRNRTASPWYVIGKDLATNVLYVDQNRDSPFLQSRWLRSEPAHWVSGSPPTHTFTCTAQTRYRQADEPCKVTVHNDGSLDVHFTRTQWAVTPGQSLVLYDGDECLGGAVIATTDAPLERKLACNLFKT from the coding sequence ATGAATGCGCCCCGAATCATCGTAGGCATGTCCGGCGGGGTGGATTCATCGGTCGCAGCTTGGCGCTTGAGCAGTCAACAGCAAGCCATAGCCGGATTGTTCATGCAAAATTGGACTGACGACGGCAACGGTAAGTGCCATGCCGAAGACGATCGATGCGACGCCGTAGCAGTGTGCGGCATACTGGACATTGCTTTCTACTTCCGTGATTTCTCACGCGAGTACTGGCAAGAGGTATTCACGCATTTCCTGGTCGAATACGCAAATGGGCGCACGCCTAATCCAGACGTACTTTGTAACCGTGAAATCAAATTCAAGCATTTCTTGGATACAGCACGCGAACTTGGAGCCGAACGCATCGCCACCGGCCACTACGCCAGGATTGAGCGTTCTCCCCAAAGTTGGCACCTGTTAAGGGGCGCCGACCGCAGCAAAGACCAAAGCTACTTCCTGCACCAACTTGGTCAGGAGCAATTAGCGGCCACGCTGTTCCCAATCGGCGATCTGGAGAAATCTCAGCTACGCCGCCTGGCACACCAAGCAGGTCTCCCTACCCATGCCAAAAAAGACTCCACCGGGATCTGCTTCATCGGCGAACGCAACTTCCGAGACTTCCTCAAGCAGTACCTACCAGCACAGCCAGGCGAAATCCGTGATCCACAAGGACAGCGGATTGCCGAGCATCCTGGGGTGTTCTATTTTACTCTGGGTCAACGTAAGGGTCTTAATATCGGAGGAGTGCGCAACCGCACCGCTTCACCCTGGTACGTCATCGGCAAAGACTTGGCAACCAACGTACTGTACGTAGATCAAAATCGTGACAGCCCCTTCCTGCAATCACGCTGGCTACGCTCGGAACCCGCACACTGGGTGTCCGGATCACCGCCAACGCACACCTTCACCTGCACCGCACAGACACGCTACCGCCAAGCTGATGAGCCTTGCAAAGTAACGGTACACAACGACGGAAGCCTGGACGTACATTTCACACGAACACAATGGGCAGTCACTCCGGGGCAATCACTGGTACTGTACGACGGCGATGAATGTCTAGGTGGGGCAGTTATCGCCACTACAGACGCGCCGTTAGAACGCAAGCTGGCGTGTAATCTTTTCAAAACTTGA
- the hflD gene encoding high frequency lysogenization protein HflD, with protein sequence MNALIDNRVLALAGVVQALQQVRQIAETGQSETSAVRTAMNSVFRIDAESPEAVYGKICDLTQGLHLLRDYFGNQVRDQLLPRLTLAVLQLERRFMRDTSIVVAVSIGITQAAHQAEQTGDSAHPEVLSTLGALYANTISHLRPRIIVQGNPHYLGQAGVVAEIRAMLLAALRSAVLWRQLNGNLWDFMLSKRAMAAAAERALR encoded by the coding sequence ATGAATGCTCTGATAGATAACCGGGTACTGGCGTTGGCTGGCGTAGTACAAGCACTGCAACAAGTACGGCAAATCGCAGAAACCGGACAATCCGAAACCTCAGCAGTACGTACAGCCATGAACAGCGTATTCCGTATTGACGCCGAATCACCAGAAGCAGTCTACGGTAAGATATGTGATCTTACTCAAGGGCTGCACCTGCTGCGCGACTACTTCGGTAACCAAGTCCGCGACCAATTACTTCCGCGCCTAACGCTAGCGGTATTGCAATTGGAGCGCCGCTTCATGCGAGACACCTCTATCGTAGTCGCCGTTTCAATCGGGATTACCCAAGCAGCGCATCAGGCCGAACAAACCGGCGACAGTGCCCACCCGGAAGTACTATCCACGCTCGGTGCCTTATACGCCAACACAATCAGTCATCTGCGTCCCAGAATCATCGTGCAGGGCAACCCACACTACCTCGGTCAAGCCGGAGTGGTCGCCGAGATTCGCGCCATGCTATTGGCCGCACTCCGCTCAGCAGTGTTGTGGCGCCAACTAAACGGCAACTTATGGGATTTCATGCTTTCAAAACGAGCTATGGCAGCCGCCGCAGAACGTGCCCTGCGCTGA
- a CDS encoding endonuclease/exonuclease/phosphatase family protein: MSDSDRRILRVLTVNIQAASSTRRYSDYVTRSWSHALPIGRKRITLDAIAQLVAERDIVGLQESDPGSLRSGFTNQTHYLAQRAGFCYWNHQPNRRMAGVASSANGLLSRLKPREVQDHALPGRMGGRGVLLAKFGDDLDSLVVAVAHLSLGVHSRMAQLAFIADLLAEHPNTILMGDFNCMADRPEMQVLYRRTRLQPPDAVIPTFPSWRPQRAIDHILVSQGLHICKTEAIPAAFSDHLAVSMEIVIPQCILC, encoded by the coding sequence GTGAGCGATTCTGATCGACGTATACTGCGGGTGTTGACTGTCAACATTCAGGCCGCTTCGAGTACTCGCCGCTATAGCGACTACGTGACCCGAAGCTGGTCGCATGCGTTACCGATCGGTCGCAAGCGTATTACTCTGGATGCAATTGCACAATTGGTCGCTGAGCGTGACATCGTCGGGCTCCAGGAGAGTGATCCTGGCAGTTTACGTTCGGGCTTCACCAACCAGACTCACTACCTAGCCCAGCGTGCCGGTTTTTGTTACTGGAATCATCAACCTAATCGGCGCATGGCTGGGGTCGCTTCCAGTGCCAACGGCCTGCTAAGTCGGCTGAAACCGCGCGAAGTACAGGATCATGCGTTACCTGGTCGGATGGGTGGTCGCGGTGTTCTTTTGGCTAAGTTCGGCGATGACCTTGATAGCTTAGTGGTGGCGGTGGCTCACCTGTCGTTGGGTGTGCACTCGCGTATGGCGCAGTTGGCTTTCATCGCTGATTTGCTCGCTGAACATCCCAACACAATCTTGATGGGGGACTTCAATTGCATGGCTGATCGTCCTGAGATGCAGGTGTTGTACCGCCGTACTCGGTTGCAACCACCGGATGCTGTGATCCCAACGTTCCCGAGTTGGCGTCCACAGCGTGCGATCGACCACATTTTGGTGAGCCAAGGCTTGCATATTTGCAAGACTGAAGCAATACCGGCTGCGTTCTCCGATCATTTGGCGGTGAGTATGGAGATCGTTATACCTCAATGCATTTTGTGTTAA
- a CDS encoding thiol:disulfide interchange protein DsbA/DsbL: MKNRFAMTLMALLPVLVACQAKDGTADTVPSAIPAPSVQSIPPPSTAATPISPPVQAARVPSGPEPVADTDYIVIQGGQPFQPVAGKIEVAEVFGYVCPACFQFQPKIEPWKAGLPSDVHFVYVPAVFGGTWDDYARAFYAAETLSLQEKTHRALYQAIHVEQTLKGERGRDTVQDIANFYAKFGVNPEQFANTMASFGISAKVNRAKQFAKRSQITGTPSLVINGKYLVKGRTYDDILRIADHLIEGERKALGK; the protein is encoded by the coding sequence ATGAAAAACCGTTTCGCCATGACGTTGATGGCGTTGTTGCCGGTTCTGGTGGCTTGCCAAGCTAAGGATGGCACCGCGGATACCGTACCGTCTGCCATTCCAGCTCCGAGCGTGCAGTCCATTCCCCCCCCCTCCACTGCGGCCACTCCGATCTCACCTCCGGTTCAAGCTGCACGTGTGCCATCTGGACCAGAACCAGTGGCTGATACTGATTACATTGTGATCCAGGGTGGTCAACCGTTTCAGCCTGTTGCTGGCAAGATTGAGGTTGCTGAGGTGTTTGGCTACGTTTGCCCGGCATGCTTCCAATTCCAGCCAAAGATCGAGCCATGGAAGGCTGGCCTTCCTTCGGATGTGCATTTTGTCTACGTGCCAGCAGTATTCGGTGGTACTTGGGACGATTATGCGCGCGCGTTTTACGCTGCTGAGACATTAAGTTTGCAGGAGAAGACTCATAGAGCTCTGTATCAAGCGATCCATGTTGAGCAGACTTTGAAGGGGGAGCGTGGTCGCGACACGGTGCAGGATATTGCTAACTTCTACGCCAAGTTCGGCGTCAACCCGGAGCAGTTTGCTAATACTATGGCCAGCTTCGGTATCTCGGCAAAAGTTAATCGTGCCAAGCAGTTCGCTAAGCGTAGCCAAATCACAGGTACGCCTTCGTTGGTTATAAACGGCAAATACTTGGTCAAGGGCCGTACTTACGACGACATACTGCGGATTGCCGATCACCTGATCGAAGGTGAGCGTAAGGCACTGGGCAAGTAA
- a CDS encoding thiol:disulfide interchange protein DsbA/DsbL, with protein sequence MSVFGRLLSLLLALVPLSAWAAVNHPPVVGQDYVEISDGQPFAPLAGKIEVVEIFGYTCVHCAHFESKLQVWNTRQAKDVRFTLVPAVFGGIWDSFARAYLAADILGVAQRSHAAMFEAIHEKGSVPIQNVAPEELAVFYAGYGVQPDHFVATFNGPEVEKRLQAARDYALKVHPSGTPTIVVNGRYMVSGHDFDDTLRITDYLVSRARVAARSGKSD encoded by the coding sequence ATGTCTGTGTTTGGACGTTTATTGTCTTTATTGCTTGCTCTTGTACCCTTAAGTGCATGGGCTGCTGTCAATCATCCTCCGGTCGTTGGCCAGGATTATGTTGAAATTTCTGATGGACAACCATTTGCGCCGTTGGCTGGTAAGATCGAGGTCGTCGAAATTTTCGGTTATACCTGCGTGCATTGCGCGCATTTTGAATCCAAGTTGCAAGTATGGAACACGCGTCAGGCTAAGGATGTGCGTTTTACCTTGGTACCTGCGGTGTTCGGTGGAATTTGGGATTCGTTCGCGCGTGCGTATTTAGCCGCGGACATTCTCGGTGTAGCTCAGCGCAGCCATGCGGCGATGTTCGAGGCGATCCACGAGAAGGGCAGTGTGCCGATTCAGAACGTGGCACCAGAGGAGCTGGCGGTGTTCTACGCCGGATACGGGGTGCAGCCGGACCATTTCGTTGCTACCTTCAATGGCCCGGAGGTCGAGAAGCGCTTACAGGCGGCGCGTGACTATGCGTTGAAGGTGCATCCCTCGGGGACGCCGACGATCGTAGTGAATGGCCGTTACATGGTGTCTGGTCACGATTTCGACGACACGCTGCGCATTACCGATTATCTGGTGAGTCGCGCACGCGTTGCTGCACGTAGCGGTAAGTCTGACTGA
- the yihA gene encoding ribosome biogenesis GTP-binding protein YihA/YsxC has product MSSPLECARYLLSAHTAYQLPTDDGSEVVFAGRSNAGKSSVLNTLTRQNALARVSKTPGRTQQLVYFTVTPQRYLVDLPGYGYAKVPKELQVHWQAFIDTYFRNRQALRGLVVVMDIRHPLKEYDLQMLSYATQRGLPVQALLTKADKLGRGQQAQTLQKVRKEFTKHFADHINVQTFSSKSRQGVEELHAVIETWLGLARPV; this is encoded by the coding sequence ATGTCGTCACCACTTGAATGTGCCCGATACCTCCTCTCGGCCCACACTGCTTATCAACTACCGACCGATGACGGAAGCGAAGTTGTCTTTGCCGGCCGTTCCAATGCTGGAAAATCCAGCGTGCTGAACACGTTAACCCGTCAAAACGCGCTCGCTCGCGTCTCCAAAACTCCAGGCCGCACTCAGCAACTGGTCTACTTCACCGTGACACCACAACGCTATCTGGTCGACCTACCCGGTTACGGCTATGCCAAAGTCCCCAAAGAACTGCAAGTACACTGGCAAGCGTTTATTGACACCTACTTCCGTAACCGTCAAGCCCTCCGTGGACTGGTGGTCGTGATGGACATTCGCCACCCACTGAAGGAATACGATCTGCAAATGCTGAGCTACGCGACACAACGCGGCCTGCCCGTACAGGCACTGCTGACTAAAGCAGACAAGCTCGGCAGAGGCCAACAGGCACAAACACTGCAAAAAGTGCGCAAAGAATTTACCAAACACTTCGCCGACCACATCAATGTACAAACCTTCTCCAGCAAATCGCGCCAAGGTGTGGAGGAATTGCACGCAGTGATCGAAACTTGGTTAGGCTTAGCAAGACCCGTCTGA
- a CDS encoding glutamate--cysteine ligase — MSSPSHIAETPITQRAQLVEVLASGEKPAVQWRIGTEHEKFGFSFDDLHPPTFDGERGIEALLTGMTRFDWKPVQERGHTIALLRDNTSITLEPAGQLELAGAPLENIHQTYVETDTHLREVSQVANTLRLGFLGMGFQPKWTRAEMPWMPKGRYAIMRAYMPKVGQLGLDMMTRTCTVQVNLDYASEADMVKKFRVSLALQPIATALFANSPFTEGRPNGYLSYRSHVWTDTDADRTGMLDFVFEDGFGYERYVDYLLDVPMYFSYRAGIYHDASGQSFRDFLQGRLPALPGTLPTLRDWSDHMTTAFPEVRLKKYLEMRGADAGPLTMLCALPAFWVGLLYDDTALDAAWDLIKDLSVAERHTLRDGAPQHALALPFRRRTVRTLALQVLEISRAGLRRRAQHNTDGQDETVFLNVLDEIAHSGQTPAQHKLQLYYDTWNGDINRIFTEYAY, encoded by the coding sequence TTGTCGAGCCCGAGTCACATTGCCGAGACCCCAATCACCCAACGCGCGCAGCTAGTCGAGGTACTCGCATCCGGCGAAAAACCGGCCGTCCAGTGGCGCATTGGCACCGAACACGAAAAGTTCGGTTTCAGTTTCGACGATCTACATCCGCCAACATTCGATGGTGAACGCGGTATTGAGGCATTGTTGACCGGCATGACTCGCTTTGACTGGAAACCAGTACAAGAACGTGGCCACACCATCGCCCTATTACGCGACAATACCTCTATCACTCTCGAACCTGCCGGCCAGCTCGAACTGGCCGGTGCGCCATTAGAAAACATCCATCAAACCTACGTCGAGACTGACACACACCTGCGCGAAGTGAGCCAAGTCGCCAACACGCTGCGGCTCGGATTCCTAGGCATGGGTTTCCAACCCAAATGGACACGTGCCGAGATGCCGTGGATGCCGAAAGGCCGCTACGCAATCATGCGCGCCTATATGCCTAAAGTTGGCCAACTCGGCTTAGACATGATGACCCGCACTTGCACCGTACAAGTCAACCTCGACTACGCCAGCGAAGCGGATATGGTGAAAAAGTTTCGCGTTTCGCTGGCACTGCAACCAATCGCCACTGCACTGTTCGCAAATTCACCCTTCACCGAAGGCAGGCCCAACGGTTACTTGAGCTACCGCTCGCACGTGTGGACCGACACCGATGCTGATCGCACCGGCATGCTTGACTTCGTGTTTGAGGACGGCTTTGGCTACGAACGCTACGTGGACTACTTACTTGACGTCCCGATGTACTTCTCTTACCGCGCTGGCATCTACCACGACGCGAGCGGGCAGAGCTTCCGCGACTTTCTGCAAGGACGCCTACCAGCGCTTCCTGGCACCTTACCGACCCTACGGGATTGGTCCGATCACATGACAACCGCATTCCCGGAAGTGCGCCTGAAGAAGTACCTGGAGATGCGTGGTGCCGATGCAGGCCCTCTGACAATGCTGTGCGCGCTGCCCGCCTTCTGGGTCGGCCTACTGTACGACGACACAGCACTCGATGCAGCGTGGGACCTGATTAAAGACTTGAGCGTTGCAGAACGCCACACCCTGCGCGACGGCGCGCCCCAACATGCCCTGGCACTGCCATTCCGCCGCCGCACCGTGCGTACACTAGCGCTGCAGGTGCTGGAGATCTCACGCGCTGGCTTACGTCGCCGCGCACAGCACAACACCGATGGTCAGGACGAAACCGTTTTCCTCAATGTGCTTGATGAGATCGCTCACAGTGGTCAGACACCAGCACAACACAAGCTGCAACTGTATTACGACACCTGGAATGGCGACATCAATCGTATCTTCACTGAATACGCCTATTGA